A window from Chitinophaga filiformis encodes these proteins:
- a CDS encoding DUF3341 domain-containing protein, whose amino-acid sequence MAVKNFVVASFSDEAVLFPAVKKVRTAGYKIHDVYTPFPVHGLDHALGLRETSLHTAGFIYGITGTTTALSCMSWVFNSDWPMNIGGKPHFPLPAFIPITFELTVLFSAVGMVLTFCYLCQLAPFVKKHIFHPRQTDDLFVMAIEVTSKTNTEELKSFLASIGGQQINEQRAEAGWWYGRFDREDRLFETKRVEAVNA is encoded by the coding sequence ATGGCGGTTAAAAATTTTGTTGTAGCAAGTTTTAGTGATGAGGCGGTATTGTTTCCGGCAGTGAAAAAAGTAAGAACTGCAGGTTACAAGATTCACGATGTGTACACACCATTTCCGGTGCATGGTCTTGACCACGCATTGGGTCTGCGGGAAACCAGCCTGCACACTGCCGGCTTCATATACGGTATCACCGGTACTACTACGGCATTATCCTGCATGAGCTGGGTATTTAACTCTGACTGGCCTATGAATATAGGTGGTAAACCTCACTTTCCGCTGCCGGCGTTCATTCCTATCACTTTCGAGTTGACAGTATTGTTCTCTGCAGTAGGTATGGTGCTCACATTCTGCTACCTGTGTCAGCTGGCTCCTTTTGTAAAGAAGCATATCTTCCATCCGCGTCAGACAGACGATCTGTTTGTAATGGCGATCGAAGTGACTTCCAAGACCAATACTGAAGAGCTGAAAAGCTTCCTCGCAAGTATTGGCGGACAGCAGATCAATGAGCAGCGTGCGGAAGCAGGTTGGTGGTATGGTCGTTTCGACCGTGAAGACCGCCTGTTTGAAACCAAACGGGTAGAAGCTGTTAATGCATAA
- the nrfD gene encoding NrfD/PsrC family molybdoenzyme membrane anchor subunit, with protein sequence MHLKYESTLREPLVDGVKDYHQVTEDIISPIEAKPGKLWYVGFFISLLLLGFGVFSVSWEVYYGTGVWNLNKTIGWGWDITNFVWWVGIGHAGTLISAILLLFRQGWRTGVNRAAEAMTIFAVMCAGQFPIFHMGRVWMAFFVLPYPNTRGPLWVNFNSPLLWDVFAISTYFTVSLLFWYSGLIPDFATVRDRAKTKLRKLLYGIASFGWTGSTKHWQRHEALSLVLAGLSTPLVLSVHTIVSFDFATSVIPGWHTTIFPPYFVAGAIFSGFAMVQTLLIIVRKILKLEDYITMGHMEAMNKVIVLTGSVVGCAYLTELFMAWYAGVPYEFATFYKYRAAGPLGWSYWIMMTCNVITPQVFWFRKMRRNVAVTFVMSIIVNIGMWFERFVIICTSLYRDYLPSSWSYYRPSWPEVGFYMGTFGLFFTCFFLFAKYFPVIAVAEIKSVLKTSGESFKRGMEKYEQQPAEEFEAGLHHHDDHHHDAHGAVAHAHN encoded by the coding sequence ATGCATTTAAAGTACGAATCCACACTAAGAGAACCATTAGTTGATGGGGTGAAAGATTACCACCAGGTAACAGAAGATATCATCAGCCCGATTGAAGCCAAGCCTGGGAAATTGTGGTATGTGGGCTTTTTCATTTCCTTGCTGTTGCTGGGTTTCGGTGTCTTCTCCGTAAGCTGGGAAGTTTATTACGGTACAGGTGTGTGGAACCTGAACAAGACTATTGGTTGGGGTTGGGATATCACCAACTTCGTATGGTGGGTAGGTATCGGTCACGCCGGTACGCTGATCTCCGCCATCCTCCTGCTGTTCCGTCAGGGATGGCGTACTGGGGTAAACCGTGCGGCAGAAGCCATGACCATCTTTGCGGTAATGTGCGCCGGTCAGTTCCCGATCTTCCACATGGGTCGTGTATGGATGGCCTTCTTCGTATTGCCTTATCCTAACACCCGTGGTCCGCTGTGGGTGAACTTCAACTCCCCTCTGTTGTGGGACGTGTTTGCGATCTCTACTTACTTTACCGTATCTCTCCTGTTCTGGTATTCCGGTCTGATCCCTGACTTCGCAACAGTGCGTGACAGGGCTAAAACCAAACTGCGTAAGTTATTATATGGTATCGCTTCTTTCGGCTGGACTGGTTCTACCAAACACTGGCAACGTCATGAAGCACTGTCGCTGGTACTGGCAGGTTTATCAACACCACTGGTACTCTCAGTACACACCATCGTATCTTTCGACTTCGCTACTTCTGTAATTCCTGGTTGGCATACTACCATCTTCCCTCCTTACTTCGTGGCGGGTGCGATCTTCTCCGGATTCGCAATGGTACAGACCCTGCTGATCATCGTACGTAAAATATTAAAACTTGAGGACTACATTACCATGGGCCACATGGAAGCCATGAACAAGGTAATTGTACTGACAGGTTCTGTTGTGGGTTGTGCATATCTGACTGAGTTGTTCATGGCATGGTATGCAGGTGTTCCTTATGAATTCGCTACATTCTATAAATACCGTGCAGCTGGTCCGCTGGGTTGGTCTTACTGGATCATGATGACCTGTAACGTGATCACTCCGCAGGTATTCTGGTTCAGGAAAATGAGAAGGAACGTAGCCGTAACCTTTGTAATGTCTATCATTGTGAACATCGGTATGTGGTTCGAGCGTTTCGTGATCATCTGTACTTCATTGTACCGCGATTACCTGCCATCCAGCTGGAGCTACTATCGTCCATCCTGGCCGGAAGTTGGTTTCTACATGGGTACTTTCGGATTGTTCTTTACCTGCTTCTTCCTGTTCGCTAAATACTTCCCGGTTATTGCTGTAGCTGAGATCAAGAGCGTACTGAAGACATCTGGTGAAAGCTTCAAGAGAGGTATGGAGAAATATGAGCAGCAGCCTGCAGAAGAGTTTGAAGCAGGTTTACACCACCACGATGATCATCATCACGATGCACACGGTGCTGTAGCGCATGCACATAACTAA
- a CDS encoding c-type cytochrome, with translation MKRTSNILIAAALVSGALLSACGKNNRKPGSHYMPDMFESRAYEFYSERLSTMKPVEGTVKRGELLPYHLKAADTALANAVKNPLILTKADLEEGKRLFNIYCAICHGSKLDGNGPLYNGGNGPYVAAPANLGSGPKAEYTQGRLFHVMTYGFNAMGSYASQLDREQRWKVAAYIRSVQNNGAHEAEVLAGSATQVTPAAPAAEAPAAKDSSATK, from the coding sequence ATGAAAAGGACTTCCAACATATTGATCGCGGCTGCTTTGGTAAGTGGAGCTTTGTTATCGGCATGCGGAAAGAACAACAGAAAACCCGGCTCACATTATATGCCGGATATGTTTGAATCCCGTGCTTACGAGTTCTATAGTGAGCGTCTTTCTACAATGAAGCCGGTAGAAGGAACAGTAAAAAGAGGAGAGCTGCTGCCTTACCATCTGAAAGCGGCAGATACCGCTCTGGCTAATGCAGTAAAAAATCCACTGATTCTCACAAAAGCGGATCTGGAGGAAGGAAAACGTTTATTTAATATCTACTGTGCGATCTGCCACGGTTCAAAGCTGGACGGTAATGGTCCGCTTTACAATGGCGGTAATGGTCCTTATGTAGCTGCACCGGCAAACCTGGGTAGTGGTCCTAAGGCTGAATACACACAGGGACGTCTGTTCCACGTAATGACTTATGGTTTCAATGCTATGGGTAGTTACGCCAGTCAGCTGGACAGGGAACAGCGCTGGAAAGTAGCTGCGTACATCCGCAGTGTCCAGAACAATGGCGCTCATGAAGCGGAAGTACTGGCTGGTAGTGCAACTCAGGTTACCCCTGCTGCACCGGCGGCAGAAGCACCAGCAGCGAAGGATTCATCAGCGACTAAATAA